Proteins from a genomic interval of Syngnathus typhle isolate RoL2023-S1 ecotype Sweden linkage group LG15, RoL_Styp_1.0, whole genome shotgun sequence:
- the LOC133168621 gene encoding transcriptional regulator ATRX-like isoform X2, with amino-acid sequence MNVLITKLHEYLAHSTHEDSNDTPEPHDVTNRNRSVEKSAAPSVMEALVDSKFSRRKPSVVKKHSGLDESADSNDSDNVDFPFCANGYPDTTCLPKGTVLVRPEPVDNGRDDFRGPEFCSRKSNVFRKEFSRRRGGHSSAGVDNLENVSCTACGRQVNHFQRDSLIRHPVLKVLICKSCSKYYSSDDISKDGNGMDDQCRWCAEGGNLICCDFCSNAFCKKCILRNLGRKELSSILASEWYCYVCNPEPLFGLVMTCDNVLENMEPLWQQHRKRNRAEPGKSEVYGDLPLPQIPPFPKRDHSGMDGTVVFNYNTLNVSKEMTAKVKHLVDSANNVNTSFLHFIHTATKVKQGVRSLYLKSYLSVVKSTRASLAALEESIKEEFSDLDVSSCWEELLNDNVEAPPATEADAKSSSEGSLNNFPKLSDDHLEKEVLSESTSEHVQNLRTIDVQSPQSSLKMTKKLVVKLRPVPLAQEPCSNAQLLSKDMAEEKMNGNDVSGNEEMAVADSKLTVDHPSTLLHLEEEQSNRRSPRVKTTPLRRPSDVKGKPAVSTADSESDSENEAQPSSGAAQTAKEQSQTRDDSDSDEIPAVLLERVAMTKSSEYYQQSDAEDEDNNDDSPASGKMAKKRLLWLTKNTPISPERIRRKRKLLDCSSESDSIAKIQREVGTDSSSDDQDLQNQKQHPKTLRPIGKSHLVKSETEGCARQRGITEVRKHKTHTLQEVIVTSSSSSEDDEDSESDADDHKMKAITEDGKSVGPATFHPFSGNQDEAGPTWAAGDEDDPENRLAKNMLLAQINANLSSLDELSADEETQDDESSSEAEKDLKEVSEECGEDGQNLSSDAGPDGSNLRQHSLLRHKLTLDEGTGSDKAALGNKARKADRKRRVVPKELSSNDESEVTDNSSDTQVSAMSEELSDSEDEENLERYKECRPRRRRNSGSPPKVKEETLRPSPFVSKTPVTCILLSDTSSDENEQDNTEGDFNSSQGTPKGRKKIRRIIQDDNLRSETQEALREEEERCRRLASREQLIEERREAIVIDHSQESVTTKLILDQDEGTKTPLVQVHRNLVINLKPHQVDGLQFIWDNCCESVKKANASPGTGCILAHCMGLGKTLQVVAFLHTVLRSKVLHFKTALVVCPLNTVLNWVSEFNKWQKELGKDIVKVTELATKKNILTRLQAIQSWHTTGGVMIMGYEMFRNLSLSTKLSDSRLKQQLKSLLVDPGPDFVICDEGHILRNECSNISKAMGAVKTRRRVVLTGTPLQNNLVEYHCMVNFIKKNLLGSLGEFRNRFVNPIQNGQCADSTPKDVRIMKRRAHVLHAMLARCVQRRDYSEVAAFLPPKHEYVVAVRVSPLQYKLYSHYLQHVSGLGNVIGTAKMKVGANLFKDFQVLGRIWTHPWCLQLSYNTKEKKHSRELAKNTSAPLMESGPSNSNTIDPTQTAVANVASKALADPCWFKNMLSQNDAEILEHSGKLVLLFEILKMSEALNDKVLLFSQSLVSLDLIESFLAASHRRKKESPEERCWTKNMDYYRLDGSTSAALRTKWSNCFNKSSNTRGRLFLISTRAGSLGINLVAANRVIIFDASWNPSHDIQSIYRVYRFGQVKQVFVYRFLAQGTMEEKIYDRQVTKQSLSYRVVDQQQIERHFTLSELTELYTFEPDLLDEPQSRKTKRKTSDLPKDQVLAMLLEKCKDQIVSYHEHASLLDHKQEEELTEAERKDAWAEYQAESHTASAPVKISLDTLNMRTNEELMHLLNKSRENLAAAFQAMQGMTSPPLEEYIVHVWRQNPQIPLEVIKMKAGQWKQADAKELERRKVHYTEVLEEQRLLTLHIQTILSERRNQELQGATPSAENQQTSTSN; translated from the exons ATGAATGTATTGATCACCAAGCTGCACGAATACCTGGCCCATTCTACACATGAGGACAGCAATGACACACCTGAACCTCATG ATGTTACAAACAGAAATCGCTCGGTGGAAAAATCAGCAGCCCCCTCTGTGATGGAG GCACTGGTGGACTCAAAATTCTCCAGAAG GAAACCTTCTGTTGTTAAAAAGCATTCAGGCTTGGATGAGTCTGCTGACTCAAATGACAGTGACAATGTAGATTTCCCCTTTTGTGCAAATGGTTACCCAGATACCACTTGCCTTCCAAaag GCACTGTTTTGGTCAGACCTGAACCCGTAGATAACGGCAGAGATGACTTCAGGGGTCCTGAGTTCTGCAGCCGCAAAAGTAACGTGTTCCGGAAAGAATTTTCAAGAAGACGTGGAGGTCACTCAAGTGCTG GGGTTGATAATTTGGAAAATGTCAGTTGCACTGCTTGTGGTCGTCAAGTAAACCACTTCCAGAGAGATTCTCTTATTCGCCACCCAGTTCTCAAAGTGCTTATTTGCAAA TCATGCTCCAAATATTACTCGAGTGACGACATCAGCAAAGATGGAAATGGAATGGATGACCAGTGTCG TTGGTGTGCAGAAGGGGGCAATCTTATCTGTTGTGATTTCTGCAGTAATGCCTTTTGCAAGAAGTGCATCCTGAGAAATTTAGGGCGAAAAGAGCTCTCTAGCATTTTGGCAAGTGAGTGGTACTGCTATGTGTGTAACCCTGAGCCCCTTTTTGGCCTTGTGATGACCTGCGACAACGTCTTGGAGAACATGGAGCCTCTGTGGCAACAACACCGCAAGAGAAACCGAGCCGAGCCAGGGAAATCGGAAGTATATGGGGACCTGCCTCTACCTCAAATCCCCCCCTTTCCTAAACGGGATCATAGTGGTATGGATGGTACTGTTGTGTTCAACTACAACACTCTAAATGTCTCCAAGGAAATGACCGCTAAGGTGAAACATTTAGTGGACTCTGCAAACAATGTGAACACGAGCTTTCTTCATTTCATTCATACCGCCACAAAGGTTAAGCAAGGTGTTCGAAGCCTCTATTTGAAGTCATATTTGTCAGTGGTGAAATCCACGCGAGCGTCTCTTGCGGCACTCGAGGAAAGCATTAAAGAAGAATTCAGCGACTTAGACGTTTCCAGCTGTTGGGAAGAGTTACTAAACGATAATGTTGAGGCCCCACCTGCCACTGAAGCAGATGCAAAGAGCTCCAGTGAAGGAAGCTTGAATAACTTCCCGAAGCTGTCGGATGACCATCTGGAAAAGGAAGTCCTCAGCGAGAGCACAAGTGAGCACGTGCAGAATCTGAGGACGATAGACGTGCAGTCTCCCCAAAGTAGtctcaaaatgaccaaaaaactAGTGGTCAAACTTAGACCAGTACCTCTAGCACAAGAGCCCTGCTCAAATGCACAGCTCCTTTCCAAAGACATGGCTGAAGAGAAGATGAATGGAAACGATGTGTCCGGTAATGAAGAGATGGCTGTTGCTGACAGCAAATTGACTGTAGACCACCCAAGCACACTACTCCACCTCGAAGAGGAGCAGAGCAATCGGAGGTCCCCCCGCGTCAAGACCACACCATTGCGTCGTCCAAGCGACGTCAAGGGTAAACCGGCTGTCTCCACAGCAGACAGCGAGAGCGATTCGGAAAACGAGGCACAGCCCAGCTCAGGGGCTGCCCAAACCGCTAAAGAACAAAGCCAGACCAGAGATGACTCTGACTCCGATGAAATACCTGCCGTGCTTCTTGAACGAGTAGCAATGACTAAAAGCTCAGAGTACTATCAACAAAGTGACGCTGAAGACGAGGACAACAATGACGACAGTCCAGCATCtggcaaaatggccaaaaaGCGTCTCCTCTGGCTCACAAAGAACACCCCGATATCCCCCGAGAGGATTCGCCGCAAACGTAAACTGCTGGACTGTTCGTCCGAGTCGGACTCCATTGCGAAGATTCAACGGGAAGTGGGAACGGATTCCTCCAGTGACGATCAAGACCTGCAGAATCAAAAGCAGCACCCGAAGACCCTCAGGCCCATCGGCAAGTCGCATCTTGTCAAGAGCGAAACGGAAGGGTGTGCTCGACAGCGGGGTATAACGGAGGTCAGAAAGCACAAGACTCACACTCTCCAGGAAGTAATAGTGACCTCGTCGTCGTCAAGCGAGGATGACGAGGACTCCGAGAGTGACGCCGATGATCATAAGATGAAAGCAATCACAGAAGATGGGAAGTCAGTGGGACCAGCaacttttcatccattttctg GAAATCAGGATGAAGCTGGGCCCACCTGGGCAGCAGGGGATGAGGACGACCCCGAAAATAG ACTCGCTAAGAACATGCTTTTGGCCCAAATCAATGCCAACTTGTCATCGCTTGATGAGTTATCAGCAGATGAGGAAACACAGGACGATGAGTCGTCTTCGGAGGCTGAAAAGGATTTGAAAGAAGTCAGTGAAGAATGTGGAGAAGATG GGCAAAACCTGTCCTCTGACGCTGGCCCTGATGGCTCCAACTTGAGGCAGCACTCCTTGCTGCGCCACAAACTCACCTTGGATGAGGGCACAGGAAGTGACAAGGCAGCGTTAGGGAATAAAGCACGGAAGGCAGACAGGAAGAGAAGAGTCGTCCCCAAGGAGCTGAGCT CTAATGATGAGAGCGAAGTTACTGATAACTCATCGGACACGCAAGTATCTGCAATGAGCGAGGAGCTGAGTGATTCAGAGGATGAAGAGAACCTGGAAAGGTATAAAGAATGTCGTCCACGTCGTCGCCGAAATAGTGG TTCACCGCCTAAAGTCAAGGAGGAGACCCTTCGGCCGTCTCCGTTTGTTAGCAAGACCCCGGTGACCTGCATTTTGTTGTCTGACACCAGCAGCGATGAG AATGAACAAGATAACACTGAGGGCGATTTTAACAGCAGTCAGGGCACACCCAAAGGACGCAAAAAAATCCGCCGAATCATCCAAGACGACAATCTCCGGTCTGAGACCCAGGAAGCGCtacgggaggaggaagagagatGTAGACGACTAGCAAGTAGGGAGCAGCTGATAGAGGAGCGTCGAGAG GCAATTGTCATAGATCATTCTCAGGAGTCCGTCACCACTAAGTTAATTCTGGATCAGGATGAGGGGACCAAGACACCGCTAGTCCAGGTGCACAGGAACCTAGTAATTAATCTCAAGCCTCACCAAGTGGACG GACTCCAGTTCATTTGGGACAACTGCTGTGAGTCAGTGAAGAAGGCCAACGCCAGTCCAGGAACAGGCTGCATCTTGGCTCATTGTATGGGCCTGGGAAAGACCCTGCAG GTGGTTGCCTTCCTCCACACGGTATTGCGGTCGAAGGTCTTACATTTTAAAACGGCCTTGGTGGTGTGTCCTCTCAACACTGTGCTCAACTGGGTTTCCGAGTTCAACAAATGGCAAAAAGAGTTAGGGAAAGATATAGTGAAG GTTACTGAACTGGCCACCAAAAAGAATATTCTCACACGACTACAAGCAATTCAGAGCTGGCACACGACTGGTGGTGTGATGATTATGGGTTACGAAATGTTCCGAAACCTCTCGCTATCCACCAAACTGAGCGACAGCAGGTTAAAGCAGCAGCTTAAAAGCCTACTGGTAGATCCAG GACCAGACTTTGTGATATGTGATGAAGGGCACATTCTGCGCAACGAGTGCTCCAACATTTCTAAAGCCATGGGTGCCGTAAAGACGCGGCGGAGAGTGGTACTAACTGGCACGCCGCTGCAGAACAACTTGGTCGAGT ACCACTGCATGGTAAATTTCATCAAGAAGAACCTTCTGGGCTCACTGGGGGAATTCCGAAACCGCTTCGTCAACCCCATCCAGAATGGCCAATGCGCCGACTCCACACCCAAAGATGTTCGAATCATGAAGAGGCGCGCGCACGTCCTCCATGCAATGCTGGCCAGATGTGTGCAA AGGAGGGATTACTCCGAGGTGGCTGCGTTTCTGCCTCCCAAACACGAGTATGTGGTGGCAGTCAGGGTGTCTCCACTTCAGTATAAGCTGTACAGCCACTACCTGCAGCATGTTAGTG GCTTGGGCAACGTTATCGGCACTGCAAAAATGAAGGTCGGCGCAAACCTGTTTAAGGATTTTCAGGTCCTCGGTCGGATTTGGACGCATCCTTGGTGCCTTCAACTCAGCTATAAtaccaaagaaaaaaagcacagt AGAGAGTTGGCAAAGAATACCAGCGCTCCACTCATGGAAAG CGGACCAAGCAACAGCAATACCATTGACCCAACCCAAACCGCTGTAGCAAATGTTGCATCAAAAG CCCTTGCAGACCCGTGCTGGTTCAAAAATATGTTGTCTCAAAACGATGCCGAAATCCTGGAGCACTCTGGGAAATTAGTGCTCTTATTTGAGATCCTGAAGATGTCTGAAGCCTTGAACGACAAAGT gcTTCTGTTCAGTCAGTCTCTGGTCTCGTTAGACCTGATTGAGAGTTTCCTGGCAGCTTCTCACCGAAGAAAAAAGGAGTCACCTGAAG AGAGATGCTGGACTAAAAACATGGATTACTACCGTCTCGATGGCTCTACCTCCGCTGCATTACGTACAAAATGGTCAAATTGTTTCAATAAGTCCTCTAATACACG TGGCCGCTTGTTTCTGATCTCAACAAGGGCCGGCTCGCTGGGCATCAACCTGGTGGCTGCCAACAGGGTGATCATCTTTGACGCCTCGTGGAATCCTTCTCACGATATTCAAAGCATCTACAGAGTGTACCGCTTCGGCCAGGTCAAGCAAGTGTTTGTGTATCGCTTCTTGGCACAG GGCACAATGGAGGAGAAGATCTATGATCGCCAAGTGACAAAGCAGTCTTTGTCCTACCGAGTGGTGGATCAGCAACAGATCGAGAGACACTTCACCCTTTCCGAGCTCACTGAACTTTACACGTTTGAGCCAGATTTACTGGACGAGCCTCAATCCAGAAAAACTAAGCGGAAGACCTCTGACTTGCCAAAG GATCAAGTTCTGGCGATGCTTCTGGAGAAGTGCAAAGACCAAATAGTCAGCTACCATGAGCATGCATCTCTGCTGGACCATAAACAAGAGGAGGAGCTCACTGAAGCAGAACGTAAAGATGCCTGGGCTGAGTATCAGGCTGAG TCCCACACAGCCAGCGCCCCAGTGAAAATCAGTTTGGACACCTTGAATATGAGGACCAATGAAGAGCTGATG CACTTGCTGAACAAAAGCAGAGAAAATTTAGCGGCCGCCTTCCAGGCCATGCAGGGTATGACGTCACCTCCCCTCGAGGAGTACATTGTACATGTG TGGCGCCAAAATCCACAAATACCCTTGGAGGTGATCAAGATGAAGGCCGGGCAGTGGAAACAAGCTGACGCAAAGGAGCTGGAGCGGAGAAAGGTCCATTATACAGAGGTTCTTGAAGAGCAGCGATTA CTCACATTGCACATCCAGACCATTTTGAGCGAGCGACGCAATCAAGAGCTACAGGGGGCGACTCCATCTGCTGAAAATCAGCAAACATCAACAAGTAACTGA